A genomic segment from Micromonospora echinaurantiaca encodes:
- a CDS encoding glycoside hydrolase family 43 protein yields the protein MTARWRGAAAAFAAAALLAAGCGGGGDPRPTTTGSDPSMFTNPVVRTDAPDPQAIQVGDTWYLFHTNAGGRNVPVLSSPDLVDWTPVGDALPELPGWADAGKTWAPEAIQLAPDRFLLYYTVAGRELGRQCVGRAVASTPQGPYRDDSTGPLICQAELGGSIDASPFRDTDGSLWLLWKNDGNAIGVDTWLWSQRLSDDGLSLVGEPTRLLKQTEPWEGTLIEGPFLHRQDDRLFLFFAANAYDRAEYAEGYAVCESPTGPCVKAAENPILKTNEVASGPGHASMVVKDGRTWLLYHAWPPGQEGSIDPGRQVWLDEITWPNGKPQVNGPTAEPQQKP from the coding sequence ATGACCGCCCGCTGGCGCGGCGCGGCGGCGGCGTTCGCCGCCGCCGCGCTGCTCGCCGCCGGCTGCGGCGGCGGCGGCGATCCGAGACCCACGACCACCGGGAGCGACCCGAGCATGTTCACCAACCCGGTCGTACGCACCGACGCGCCCGACCCGCAGGCGATCCAGGTGGGCGACACCTGGTACCTGTTCCATACCAACGCCGGCGGCCGGAACGTCCCGGTGCTCAGCTCGCCCGACCTGGTGGACTGGACTCCGGTCGGCGACGCGCTGCCCGAGCTGCCCGGCTGGGCGGACGCCGGAAAGACCTGGGCACCGGAGGCGATCCAACTCGCTCCGGACCGGTTCCTGCTCTACTACACGGTGGCCGGGCGCGAGTTGGGCCGGCAGTGCGTCGGGCGGGCGGTCGCCAGCACGCCGCAGGGGCCGTACCGGGACGACTCGACCGGGCCGCTGATCTGCCAGGCGGAGCTGGGCGGTTCGATCGACGCGAGCCCGTTCCGGGACACCGACGGCAGCCTGTGGCTGCTGTGGAAGAACGACGGCAACGCCATCGGGGTGGACACCTGGCTCTGGTCGCAGCGCCTCTCCGACGACGGGCTGAGCCTGGTCGGCGAGCCGACCAGGCTGCTCAAGCAGACCGAGCCGTGGGAGGGCACCCTGATCGAGGGCCCGTTCCTCCACCGCCAGGACGACCGGCTGTTCCTCTTCTTCGCCGCCAACGCCTACGACCGGGCCGAGTACGCCGAGGGCTACGCGGTCTGCGAGTCACCCACCGGCCCCTGCGTGAAGGCCGCGGAGAACCCGATCCTGAAGACCAACGAGGTGGCCTCCGGCCCCGGGCACGCCTCGATGGTGGTCAAGGACGGCCGCACCTGGCTGCTGTACCACGCCTGGCCGCCCGGCCAGGAGGGCAGCATCGACCCCGGCCGCCAGGTCTGGCTCGACGAGATCACCTGGCCCAACGGCAAGCCCCAGGTCAACGGCCCCACCGCCGAGCCACAGCAGAAGCCCTGA
- a CDS encoding ABC transporter substrate-binding protein encodes MMQNDMSRRRLLGLGLGLGAAATLTLAGCGDDDASGPAAGNGGKDYTGPKVDLKLWNGFTGGDGDIFKALVNQFNTEHQNIAVSIATYQWDDYYNKLPGAASSGNGPDIAVMHMDQLATFAARGVITELDDVAKTLELSEGDFAPTVWQGGLYNNKRYGIPLDMHPLGFYYNKGVMQKAGLDPNKPPTTKDEYTAALTELKKSGVQGFWVSPFQFTGGMTFYSLVHQWGGSVFDAEATKAVFNSDQAVEACTWLVDLIKQGHSPANVGQDADYLAFKSGKNAFNWNGIWQINDLKKSPEIQWGVAPLPQIGSKPAAWANSHNFTIVKQRANDANKVSAAKVFINWLSQHSLDWAKGGQVPARKTVRDSAEFKALTEVNALAPELEYAAFPPAAPGLGEVMTTFYNSFNEAALGKKSPKQALDDGAAKANKQLEDNRKKYGS; translated from the coding sequence ATGATGCAGAACGACATGAGCCGGCGGCGGCTGCTCGGCCTCGGGCTCGGGCTCGGCGCCGCGGCCACGCTGACGCTGGCCGGCTGCGGCGACGACGACGCGTCCGGCCCGGCGGCGGGCAACGGCGGCAAGGACTACACCGGTCCAAAGGTCGACCTGAAGCTCTGGAACGGCTTCACCGGCGGCGACGGCGACATCTTCAAGGCCCTGGTGAACCAGTTCAACACCGAGCACCAGAACATCGCCGTGTCGATCGCCACCTACCAGTGGGACGACTACTACAACAAGCTGCCCGGCGCCGCCTCCAGCGGCAACGGCCCGGACATCGCCGTCATGCACATGGACCAGCTCGCCACCTTCGCCGCCCGCGGCGTGATCACCGAGCTGGACGACGTGGCCAAGACCCTGGAGCTCTCCGAGGGCGACTTCGCCCCCACCGTCTGGCAGGGCGGCCTCTACAACAACAAGCGGTACGGCATCCCGCTGGACATGCACCCGCTCGGCTTCTACTACAACAAGGGGGTCATGCAGAAGGCCGGGTTGGACCCGAACAAGCCGCCGACGACGAAGGATGAGTACACCGCCGCATTGACCGAGCTGAAGAAGTCCGGCGTGCAGGGCTTCTGGGTCAGCCCGTTCCAGTTCACCGGCGGCATGACCTTCTACTCGCTGGTCCACCAGTGGGGCGGCAGCGTGTTCGACGCCGAGGCCACCAAGGCGGTCTTCAACTCCGACCAGGCCGTCGAGGCGTGCACCTGGCTGGTCGACCTGATCAAGCAGGGCCACTCCCCGGCCAACGTCGGCCAGGATGCCGACTACCTGGCGTTCAAGAGCGGCAAGAACGCCTTCAACTGGAACGGCATCTGGCAGATCAACGACCTGAAGAAGAGCCCGGAGATCCAGTGGGGTGTCGCGCCCCTGCCGCAGATCGGCAGCAAGCCGGCGGCCTGGGCCAACTCGCACAACTTCACCATCGTCAAGCAGCGGGCCAACGACGCCAACAAGGTCTCCGCGGCGAAGGTCTTCATCAACTGGCTCAGCCAGCACTCCCTCGACTGGGCCAAGGGCGGCCAGGTGCCGGCCCGCAAGACGGTCCGGGACAGCGCCGAGTTCAAGGCGCTCACCGAGGTCAACGCGCTCGCCCCGGAGCTGGAGTACGCGGCCTTCCCGCCGGCGGCCCCGGGCCTCGGCGAGGTCATGACCACCTTCTACAACTCCTTCAACGAGGCCGCGCTGGGCAAGAAGTCGCCCAAGCAGGCGCTGGACGACGGGGCGGCCAAGGCCAACAAGCAGCTCGAGGACAACCGCAAGAAGTACGGGAGCTGA
- a CDS encoding carbohydrate ABC transporter permease, translated as MADVIEVGAARGDAPPPAAGTARRGASARRTGRLTPYLFLAPYLVLFGVFGLLPILLGVWLSVHQWDFQLPNRPFVGLDNYQELFSSDSAVYGDWWQSVRATAIFTVFSVPLLVVVPLGLALLLNRSFPGRTFFRAVYFAPYVLGVAVIGLLWRFLLDANLGLVNRLLGAVGLPSDTPWVTDVPWAWVSLVGVTVWWTSGFNAVIYLAGLQDIPAELYEAAKVDGASAWERFRHVTLPGLRPVLLFVITTTVLASANVFGQSFLITQGAPGTETRTVVWFIVEEGLRDNDAGRAAAMSIVFALMLAVVSIANFRLFRYRED; from the coding sequence GTGGCGGACGTGATCGAGGTCGGGGCGGCGCGTGGTGACGCGCCGCCCCCGGCGGCCGGCACCGCCCGCCGGGGCGCCTCGGCGCGCCGGACCGGTCGGCTGACGCCGTACCTCTTCCTCGCCCCGTACCTCGTGCTGTTCGGGGTCTTCGGCCTGCTGCCGATCCTGCTCGGCGTCTGGCTCAGCGTGCACCAGTGGGACTTCCAGCTGCCCAACCGGCCCTTCGTCGGGCTGGACAACTACCAGGAGCTCTTCTCCAGCGACTCGGCCGTCTACGGCGACTGGTGGCAGAGCGTACGGGCCACGGCGATCTTCACCGTGTTCTCGGTGCCGCTGCTGGTGGTGGTCCCGCTCGGGCTGGCGCTGCTGCTGAACCGCTCGTTCCCCGGCCGGACCTTCTTCCGGGCGGTCTACTTCGCGCCGTACGTGCTCGGCGTGGCGGTGATCGGCCTGCTCTGGCGGTTCCTGCTCGACGCCAATCTGGGCCTGGTCAACCGGCTGCTCGGCGCGGTCGGCCTGCCCTCGGACACCCCGTGGGTGACGGACGTGCCGTGGGCCTGGGTCTCGCTGGTCGGGGTCACCGTCTGGTGGACCTCCGGCTTCAACGCGGTGATCTACCTGGCCGGCCTGCAGGACATCCCGGCCGAGCTGTACGAGGCGGCGAAGGTGGACGGCGCCAGCGCCTGGGAACGGTTCCGGCACGTCACCCTCCCCGGGCTGCGTCCGGTGCTGCTCTTCGTGATCACCACGACCGTGCTCGCCTCGGCGAACGTGTTCGGCCAGTCGTTCCTGATCACCCAGGGCGCGCCGGGCACCGAGACCCGCACGGTGGTGTGGTTCATCGTCGAGGAGGGGCTGCGGGACAACGACGCCGGCCGGGCCGCCGCGATGAGCATCGTGTTCGCCCTGATGCTGGCGGTGGTGAGCATCGCCAACTTCCGCCTCTTCCGCTACCGGGAAGACTGA
- the arfA gene encoding arabinosylfuranosidase ArfA has product MRTAQLTIDPAFAIGPADRRLFGSFVEHMGRCVYGGVYEPGHPSADARGLRGDVLELTRELGVSVVRYPGGNFVSGYRWEDGIGPVGDRPRRLDLAWKTIETNAFGLDEFMTWAAEAGVEPMMAVNLGTRGVQEACDLLEYANHPGGTQLADLRRKHGAEEPYGVRLWCLGNELDGPWQVGHKTADEYGRLAAETARAMKMIDPSISLVACGSSNRTMPTFASWEATVLEHTYEHVDYISAHTYYDPSDGDRASILASAVDMDNFIREVVATADHVAAKQRHRRKLKISFDEWNVWYQSRLQADLDRRGWVEAPALIEDDFTAVDAVVVGDLLITLLRHADRVGVACQAQLANVIAPIRTRTGGPAWRQSIFHPFALTARYARGTVLRTEPVSPSYETKRYGDVPVLDTVAVRDEETGELTVFAVNRDDTDLELQLDLRGLAGLSVSSHLSLAAGDDPSATNTEAEPDRVTPRQLNTPTIDGGRCSVRLPGVSWNVLRFAPAGA; this is encoded by the coding sequence TTGCGGACCGCGCAGCTCACCATCGACCCGGCCTTCGCGATCGGACCGGCCGACCGGCGCCTCTTCGGCTCGTTCGTCGAGCACATGGGCCGGTGTGTCTACGGCGGGGTCTACGAACCCGGGCACCCGAGCGCGGACGCGCGGGGGCTGCGCGGCGACGTGCTGGAGCTGACCCGTGAGCTGGGCGTCTCGGTGGTCCGCTACCCCGGCGGCAACTTCGTCTCCGGCTACCGCTGGGAGGACGGGATCGGCCCGGTCGGCGACCGGCCGCGCCGGCTCGATCTGGCCTGGAAGACCATCGAGACCAACGCCTTCGGCCTGGACGAGTTCATGACCTGGGCCGCCGAGGCCGGCGTCGAGCCGATGATGGCGGTCAACCTGGGCACCCGGGGCGTGCAGGAGGCCTGCGACCTGCTCGAGTACGCCAACCACCCGGGCGGCACCCAGCTGGCCGACCTGCGCCGCAAGCACGGCGCCGAGGAGCCGTACGGGGTGCGGCTCTGGTGCCTCGGCAACGAACTGGACGGCCCGTGGCAGGTCGGCCACAAGACCGCCGACGAGTACGGCCGGCTGGCCGCCGAGACCGCCCGGGCGATGAAGATGATCGACCCGTCGATCAGCCTGGTCGCCTGTGGCAGCTCCAACCGGACCATGCCCACCTTCGCCTCCTGGGAGGCGACCGTGCTGGAGCACACCTACGAGCACGTCGACTACATCTCCGCGCACACCTACTACGACCCGTCCGACGGCGACCGGGCCAGCATCCTCGCCTCCGCCGTCGACATGGACAACTTCATCCGCGAGGTGGTCGCCACCGCCGACCACGTGGCCGCCAAGCAGCGGCACCGGCGCAAGCTCAAGATCTCCTTCGACGAGTGGAACGTCTGGTACCAGTCCCGCCTCCAGGCCGACCTGGACCGGCGCGGCTGGGTGGAGGCCCCCGCGCTGATCGAGGACGACTTCACCGCCGTCGACGCGGTGGTCGTCGGCGACCTGCTGATCACCCTGCTCCGGCACGCCGACCGGGTCGGCGTGGCGTGCCAGGCGCAGCTGGCCAACGTGATCGCCCCGATCCGCACCCGCACCGGCGGGCCGGCCTGGCGACAGAGCATCTTCCACCCGTTCGCGCTGACCGCCCGCTACGCCCGGGGCACCGTGCTGCGCACCGAGCCGGTCTCCCCCAGCTACGAGACCAAGCGGTACGGCGACGTGCCGGTGCTGGACACCGTCGCCGTGCGGGACGAGGAGACCGGCGAGCTGACCGTCTTCGCCGTCAACCGGGACGACACGGACCTGGAACTCCAGCTCGACCTGCGCGGCCTGGCCGGTCTGTCCGTCTCATCCCACCTGAGCCTCGCCGCCGGGGACGACCCGTCGGCGACGAACACCGAGGCCGAGCCCGACCGGGTGACGCCCCGGCAGTTGAACACCCCCACCATCGACGGCGGTCGGTGCTCCGTGCGCCTGCCGGGCGTCTCCTGGAACGTGCTGCGTTTCGCCCCTGCCGGCGCCTGA
- a CDS encoding carbohydrate ABC transporter permease: protein MTTPIRTAVDRRAGATRAPGTALRHGALYATLVALALVFLTPLVWMVITSLKTYTGAQQIPPTWLPDPVSGYGYEQIVNNSANPVLRWFLNSMLAATLHALLVLVTASMAAYALARMRFRGRGVSFALIVGTLFIPPTSLIIPNFLIVDTLDWIDTLTVVIVPGAASAFGVFFLRQFFLSLPRELEEAAVLDGANQWQIFVRVVLPLSKPALATLAVLSFLTNWNDFLWPIFVLFSPEKLTLPPGLGLLQGAYVTDYPVIMAGAVLASVPVLILFVFAQRHIIQGVSRSGLKG, encoded by the coding sequence ATGACGACGCCCATCCGCACCGCCGTCGACCGGCGCGCCGGCGCCACCCGCGCCCCGGGCACCGCGCTGCGACACGGCGCTCTCTACGCCACCCTGGTGGCGCTCGCCCTGGTCTTCCTGACCCCGCTGGTGTGGATGGTCATCACCTCGCTGAAGACCTACACCGGCGCCCAGCAGATCCCGCCCACCTGGCTGCCCGATCCGGTCTCCGGGTACGGCTACGAGCAGATCGTGAACAACTCGGCGAACCCGGTGCTGCGCTGGTTCCTCAACAGCATGCTGGCCGCCACGCTGCACGCGCTGCTGGTGCTGGTGACCGCCTCGATGGCCGCGTACGCCCTGGCCCGGATGCGGTTCCGCGGCCGGGGGGTGAGCTTCGCGCTGATCGTCGGGACGCTGTTCATCCCGCCGACCTCGCTGATCATCCCGAACTTCCTGATCGTCGACACGCTGGACTGGATCGACACCCTCACCGTGGTGATCGTGCCGGGTGCGGCGAGCGCGTTCGGGGTGTTCTTCCTGCGGCAGTTCTTCCTCTCCCTGCCCCGGGAACTGGAGGAGGCCGCGGTGCTGGACGGCGCCAACCAGTGGCAGATCTTCGTCCGGGTGGTGCTGCCACTGTCCAAGCCGGCGCTGGCCACCCTGGCGGTGCTGTCGTTCCTGACCAACTGGAACGACTTCCTCTGGCCGATCTTCGTGCTGTTCAGCCCCGAGAAGCTCACCCTGCCGCCGGGCCTGGGCCTGCTCCAGGGCGCCTACGTGACCGACTACCCGGTGATCATGGCGGGTGCGGTGCTGGCCAGTGTGCCGGTGCTGATCCTCTTCGTGTTCGCCCAGCGGCACATTATCCAGGGTGTGTCCCGCAGCGGCCTGAAGGGATGA
- a CDS encoding ABC-F family ATP-binding cassette domain-containing protein — MSATMIVKGLAAGHGDRALFSGLDLVVAPGDVVGLVGVNGAGKSTLLRTLAGLLPVEAGSVTLSPPTATVGHLPQEPERRAGETVRGFLARRTGVTGAQAALDAATEALSAGAPGADDAYAEALERWLALGGADLDERAEQVAAELCLAVDLEHPMTGLSGGQAARAGLASLLLSRYDVFLLDEPTNDLDLAGLERLEQFVTGLRAGTVLVSHDREFLTRTVTRVLELDLPQQQVNHFGGGYAAYLEEREVARRHARADYEEYAETRTALEARARTQRAWMEKGVKNARRKATDNDKIGRKFRAEATEKQAAKAKQTERLIERLDVVEEPRKEWELRMEIAAAPRAGAVVATLRDAVVRRGGFTLGPVNLQIDWADRVAVTGANGSGKSTLLAALLGRLPLDSGQASLGPGVVVGEVDQARGLFLGDAPLIDAFRAAVPELSPADARTLLAKFGLRAGHVLRPAATLSPGERTRAALALLQGRGVNLLVLDEPTNHLDLPAIEQLESALASYPGTLLLVTHDRRMLAAVATNRRLRVDAGRIAED; from the coding sequence ATGAGCGCGACGATGATCGTCAAGGGGCTGGCCGCGGGGCACGGGGACCGGGCGCTGTTCTCGGGGTTGGACCTGGTGGTCGCGCCCGGGGACGTGGTGGGCCTGGTCGGGGTGAACGGGGCCGGCAAGTCGACGCTGCTGCGTACTCTCGCCGGTCTGCTGCCGGTGGAGGCCGGCAGCGTCACGCTCAGCCCGCCCACCGCGACCGTCGGGCACCTGCCGCAGGAGCCGGAGCGCCGCGCCGGCGAGACGGTCCGCGGCTTCCTGGCCCGGCGCACCGGGGTGACCGGCGCGCAGGCCGCCCTCGACGCGGCGACCGAGGCGCTCAGCGCGGGCGCTCCCGGGGCCGACGACGCCTACGCCGAGGCGCTGGAGCGCTGGCTCGCCCTCGGCGGCGCCGACCTGGACGAGCGCGCTGAGCAGGTGGCCGCCGAACTGTGCCTCGCGGTCGACCTGGAGCACCCGATGACCGGGCTCTCCGGCGGCCAGGCGGCCCGGGCCGGGCTCGCCTCGCTGCTGCTCAGCCGCTACGACGTCTTCCTGCTCGACGAGCCGACCAACGACCTGGACCTGGCCGGACTGGAGCGGCTGGAGCAGTTCGTCACCGGGCTGCGGGCCGGCACCGTGCTGGTCAGCCACGACCGGGAGTTCCTCACCCGCACGGTGACCCGGGTGCTGGAGCTGGACCTGCCGCAGCAGCAGGTCAACCACTTCGGCGGCGGCTACGCGGCCTACCTGGAGGAGCGCGAGGTGGCCCGCCGGCACGCCCGGGCCGACTACGAGGAGTACGCCGAGACCCGCACGGCGCTGGAGGCGCGGGCCCGCACCCAGCGGGCCTGGATGGAGAAGGGCGTCAAGAACGCCCGGCGCAAGGCCACCGACAACGACAAGATCGGCCGGAAGTTCCGGGCCGAGGCGACCGAGAAGCAGGCCGCGAAGGCCAAGCAGACCGAGCGGCTGATCGAGCGGTTGGACGTGGTCGAGGAACCGCGCAAGGAGTGGGAGCTGCGGATGGAGATCGCCGCCGCGCCCCGCGCCGGCGCCGTCGTGGCCACGCTCCGCGATGCGGTGGTACGCCGGGGAGGCTTCACCCTCGGGCCGGTGAACCTCCAGATCGACTGGGCCGACCGGGTCGCGGTGACCGGGGCGAACGGCTCCGGCAAGTCCACCCTGCTGGCCGCCCTGCTCGGCCGGCTGCCGCTGGACTCCGGGCAGGCCAGCCTCGGCCCCGGCGTGGTGGTCGGCGAGGTGGACCAGGCCCGTGGACTGTTCCTCGGCGACGCGCCGCTGATCGACGCGTTCCGAGCCGCCGTACCGGAGCTGTCGCCGGCGGACGCGCGGACCCTGCTGGCCAAGTTCGGCCTACGCGCCGGGCACGTGCTCCGCCCGGCGGCCACGCTTTCGCCGGGCGAGCGGACCCGGGCGGCGCTGGCGCTGTTGCAGGGGCGCGGGGTCAACCTGCTGGTGCTGGACGAGCCGACCAACCACCTCGACCTGCCCGCCATCGAGCAGCTGGAGTCCGCGCTGGCCAGCTACCCCGGCACGCTGCTGCTGGTGACCCACGACCGGCGGATGCTCGCCGCGGTGGCGACCAACCGGCGGCTGCGGGTGGACGCGGGGCGGATCGCCGAGGATTGA
- a CDS encoding LacI family DNA-binding transcriptional regulator, with protein sequence MRHRLKDVAERAGVSVKTVSNVVNGYVHVRPDTRARVEEAIAELNYRPNLSARNLRKGRTGVIALAVPELDIPYFAELARHVVTAAAELGWTVLIDQTGGGREQERVVASGITDHLIDGLIFSPLALAAEDLTGLDGTPMVLLGERVDHGPADHVVIDNVAAAREMTAHLIGLGRRRIAAIGSQRTPEGVSARLRLAGYTAALADAGIDYDERLVAPAPAWHRADGAAAMRGLLASGVRPDAVFCFNDTLALGALRALHEAGLRVPEDVAVAGFDDIEDGRFSIPTLSTIAPDKERIARLAVELLANRLDSDPTAPPRELPAPYHLTPRESTLGP encoded by the coding sequence GTGCGGCACAGGCTCAAGGACGTCGCGGAGCGGGCCGGCGTGTCGGTGAAGACGGTCTCGAACGTCGTCAACGGCTACGTCCACGTACGGCCGGACACCCGGGCGCGGGTCGAGGAGGCCATAGCCGAGCTGAACTACCGGCCCAACCTCTCCGCCCGCAACCTGCGCAAGGGGCGCACCGGCGTGATCGCGCTGGCGGTGCCGGAGCTGGACATCCCGTACTTCGCCGAACTGGCCCGGCACGTGGTCACCGCCGCCGCCGAGCTGGGCTGGACCGTGCTGATCGACCAGACCGGCGGCGGGCGTGAGCAGGAGCGGGTGGTCGCCTCGGGGATCACCGACCACCTGATCGACGGCCTGATCTTCAGCCCGCTGGCGCTCGCCGCCGAGGACCTCACCGGCCTCGACGGCACCCCGATGGTGCTGCTCGGCGAGCGGGTCGACCACGGCCCGGCCGACCACGTGGTGATCGACAACGTGGCCGCGGCCCGGGAGATGACCGCCCACCTGATCGGGCTCGGCCGCCGCCGGATCGCGGCCATCGGCTCGCAGCGCACCCCGGAGGGCGTCAGCGCCCGGCTCCGGCTCGCCGGCTACACCGCCGCGCTCGCCGACGCCGGCATCGACTACGACGAGCGCCTGGTGGCGCCCGCGCCGGCCTGGCACCGCGCCGACGGCGCGGCCGCGATGCGTGGCCTGCTGGCCTCCGGCGTACGCCCCGACGCGGTCTTCTGCTTCAACGACACCCTCGCGCTCGGCGCCCTGCGCGCCCTGCACGAGGCCGGCCTGCGGGTGCCCGAGGACGTCGCGGTGGCCGGCTTCGACGACATCGAGGACGGCCGGTTCTCCATCCCCACGCTCAGCACCATCGCGCCAGACAAGGAGCGGATCGCCCGCCTCGCGGTCGAACTCCTCGCCAACCGCCTCGACTCCGACCCCACCGCCCCACCACGAGAACTTCCCGCCCCCTACCACCTGACCCCCCGAGAATCCACCCTCGGCCCCTAA
- a CDS encoding methyltransferase domain-containing protein → MVAMAPTPPSAERLRAVDGFLTEAWAEQVRHDDRLRDLAVEVRFDRGVAHLSGEVAEPAQLRLVRELVGRLAGVFGVWCRVRVGGRDPVVVDLGCGATKQWPGNLGLDIYPAPGVDAVADLSGSLPLADASVDVFFAVHILEHLIDFLPLVDECHRVLRPGGVLHVMSPWWGHVNAVADPTHVRLLDVQTIKGICLQRPPGTPRWYPLHAGCDGASIFADLTPLPPDADPPPTTHLSRFFA, encoded by the coding sequence ATGGTCGCGATGGCACCGACTCCGCCCTCGGCCGAGCGGCTGCGGGCGGTCGACGGTTTTCTCACCGAGGCGTGGGCGGAGCAGGTCCGGCACGACGACCGGCTGCGTGACCTGGCGGTCGAGGTGCGCTTCGACCGCGGGGTGGCCCATCTCAGCGGCGAGGTCGCCGAGCCCGCCCAGCTGCGCCTGGTCCGGGAGCTGGTCGGCCGGCTGGCCGGGGTGTTCGGCGTCTGGTGCCGGGTGCGGGTCGGCGGTCGGGACCCGGTGGTGGTCGACCTGGGCTGCGGCGCCACCAAGCAGTGGCCGGGCAACCTGGGGCTGGACATCTACCCGGCGCCCGGGGTGGACGCGGTGGCCGACCTCTCCGGATCGCTGCCGCTGGCCGACGCCTCGGTGGACGTGTTCTTCGCGGTGCACATCCTGGAGCACCTGATCGACTTCCTGCCGCTGGTGGACGAGTGCCACCGGGTGCTCCGGCCGGGCGGCGTGCTGCACGTGATGAGCCCGTGGTGGGGCCACGTGAACGCGGTTGCCGACCCGACGCACGTCCGGCTGCTCGACGTACAGACGATCAAGGGGATCTGCCTTCAGCGCCCGCCCGGCACCCCGCGCTGGTACCCGCTGCACGCCGGCTGCGACGGCGCCTCCATCTTCGCCGACCTCACCCCCCTACCCCCCGACGCCGACCCCCCACCCACCACCCACCTCTCCCGCTTCTTCGCCTAA
- a CDS encoding amino acid permease, with translation MSVLRTKPIKDVQAQSAADGGDGGPGLKRRLGAVDLTGFGIGIVIGTGIFTLTGIEARDSAGPGVVISFAIAGVVALLAALCYAELASSVPAAGSAYTYAYATMGEIVAWIIGWDLLLEFALGAAVVARGWSGYLAELFDLPAAWFAEDGSVVNLGAIAIVLLLGVVAIVGIRESARVTNLLVLVKVGICVFVVLAGAFFVKAANLTPFIPPAEPAGGGEDGIKQPVTQALFGLEPSIFGFVGVLSAAAVVFFAYTGFEAVANLGEETRRPRRDLTLGLLGTLLVSTVLYIGVSLVVVGMLPYTEIDRGAPIAAAFESVGAGWAAVLVSIAAVAGLTSVILVDLVAMGRIGFAISRDGLIPPSIAKVHPRWGTPYRISAIMTVAVALLAGFLPLSALADLVSIGALCAFVLVSIAVPVLRRKRPDLDRPFTVPFSPVLPIVSALACLYLMLNLSVETWLRFGAWMLLGAVIYFGYGYRRNRLARLSSSPEPERAPV, from the coding sequence GTGTCCGTGCTGCGTACCAAACCGATCAAGGACGTGCAGGCGCAGAGCGCGGCCGACGGCGGCGACGGCGGACCCGGGCTGAAACGGCGGCTCGGCGCGGTCGACCTGACCGGCTTCGGCATCGGCATCGTCATCGGCACCGGGATCTTCACCCTCACCGGCATCGAGGCCCGGGACAGCGCCGGCCCCGGCGTGGTGATCTCCTTCGCCATCGCCGGCGTGGTCGCGCTGCTCGCCGCGCTCTGCTACGCCGAACTGGCCTCCAGCGTGCCGGCCGCCGGCAGCGCCTACACCTACGCGTACGCGACGATGGGCGAGATCGTCGCCTGGATCATCGGCTGGGACCTGCTGCTGGAGTTCGCGCTCGGCGCGGCGGTGGTGGCCCGCGGCTGGTCCGGTTACCTCGCCGAACTGTTCGACCTGCCCGCGGCCTGGTTCGCCGAGGACGGCAGCGTGGTCAACCTCGGCGCGATCGCGATCGTGCTGCTGCTCGGCGTGGTGGCCATCGTCGGCATCCGGGAGTCCGCCCGGGTGACCAACCTGCTGGTGCTGGTCAAGGTGGGCATCTGCGTCTTCGTGGTGCTCGCCGGGGCGTTCTTCGTCAAGGCCGCCAACCTGACCCCGTTCATCCCGCCGGCCGAGCCCGCCGGCGGTGGCGAGGACGGCATCAAGCAGCCGGTCACCCAGGCGCTGTTCGGGCTGGAGCCGTCGATCTTCGGGTTCGTCGGCGTGCTCAGCGCCGCTGCGGTGGTCTTCTTCGCGTACACCGGCTTCGAGGCGGTGGCCAACCTGGGCGAGGAGACCCGCCGGCCGCGCCGGGACCTGACCCTCGGGCTGCTCGGCACGCTGCTGGTCTCCACCGTGCTCTACATCGGCGTCTCGCTGGTGGTGGTCGGCATGCTGCCGTACACCGAGATCGACCGGGGCGCGCCGATCGCCGCGGCGTTCGAGTCGGTCGGCGCCGGCTGGGCCGCGGTGCTCGTCTCCATCGCCGCGGTCGCCGGCCTGACCAGCGTCATCCTGGTCGACCTGGTGGCGATGGGCCGGATCGGCTTCGCCATCAGCCGGGACGGGCTGATCCCGCCGTCGATCGCCAAGGTGCACCCGCGCTGGGGCACCCCGTACCGGATCTCGGCCATCATGACCGTCGCCGTCGCGCTGCTGGCCGGCTTCCTGCCGCTGTCCGCGCTGGCCGACCTGGTCAGCATCGGCGCGCTCTGCGCGTTCGTGCTGGTGTCGATCGCGGTGCCGGTGCTGCGCCGCAAGCGCCCGGACCTGGACCGGCCGTTCACCGTGCCGTTCTCCCCGGTGCTGCCGATCGTCTCGGCGCTGGCCTGCCTCTACCTGATGCTCAACCTGTCGGTGGAGACCTGGCTGCGGTTCGGCGCCTGGATGCTGCTCGGTGCGGTCATCTACTTCGGGTACGGGTACCGGCGGAACCGTCTGGCCCGTCTTTCGTCCTCGCCGGAACCCGAGCGTGCTCCCGTGTGA